From one Acidibrevibacterium fodinaquatile genomic stretch:
- a CDS encoding 6-pyruvoyl trahydropterin synthase family protein, which translates to MFQLTKEFRFEAAHTLVRTIETEASRRVHGHSYRAEVTIGGEIGDNGMLVDLGLFAQALARVRERLDHHFLDEIPELAPATLERLALFVWRHLAREFPGLVSVAICRDSLGERCLYRPG; encoded by the coding sequence ATGTTCCAGCTCACCAAAGAATTCCGTTTCGAGGCCGCGCATACGCTGGTACGGACGATCGAGACCGAGGCCAGCCGGCGCGTCCATGGCCATTCCTACCGCGCCGAGGTGACGATCGGCGGCGAGATCGGGGACAATGGCATGCTGGTCGATCTCGGCCTGTTCGCCCAAGCGCTGGCGCGGGTGCGCGAGCGCCTCGATCACCATTTTCTCGATGAAATCCCCGAACTCGCGCCGGCGACGTTGGAGCGGCTCGCCCTCTTCGTCTGGCGGCATTTGGCGCGCGAATTTCCCGGTCTCGTCAGCGTCGCGATCTGCCGGGACTCGCTCGGCGAGCGCTGCCTCTACCGGCCGGGGTGA
- the queE gene encoding 7-carboxy-7-deazaguanine synthase, producing the protein MVETPASSRYAVKEIFFTLQGEGVQAGRAAVFCRFAGCNLWSGRAQDRAGAVCRFCDTDFVGTDGEGGGVFAGAEALAAAIAARWRAGREGRFVVLTGGEPLLQVDPALIAALHRENFTIAIETNGTLPAPPGIDWVCVSPKAAAPLVLDHGDELKLVYPQPEAPPERFLGLAFRHFLLQPMDGPDRARHTEAAIAYIAAHPRWRLSLQTHKFIGIP; encoded by the coding sequence ATGGTCGAAACCCCCGCTTCCTCGCGCTACGCCGTCAAAGAAATTTTCTTCACCCTCCAGGGCGAGGGGGTTCAGGCCGGGCGGGCCGCGGTGTTTTGCCGGTTTGCCGGCTGCAATCTCTGGTCCGGCCGCGCGCAGGACCGGGCGGGCGCCGTTTGCCGGTTTTGTGACACCGACTTCGTCGGCACCGATGGCGAGGGCGGCGGGGTCTTCGCCGGCGCCGAGGCGCTGGCCGCCGCCATCGCCGCGCGCTGGCGGGCGGGACGCGAGGGGCGGTTCGTGGTGCTGACCGGCGGTGAGCCGCTGCTCCAAGTCGATCCCGCGCTGATCGCGGCGCTGCATCGGGAAAACTTCACCATCGCGATCGAAACCAACGGCACCCTCCCCGCCCCGCCCGGGATCGATTGGGTTTGCGTGAGCCCGAAAGCCGCGGCACCGCTGGTCCTCGATCACGGCGATGAGCTGAAGCTCGTCTATCCGCAGCCCGAGGCGCCGCCCGAGCGCTTTCTCGGCCTCGCCTTCCGCCATTTCCTGCTCCAACCGATGGACGGGCCAGACCGCGCCCGCCATACCGAAGCGGCGATCGCCTATATCGCGGCGCATCCACGCTGGCGGCTCTCGCTGCAGACCCATAAATTCATCGGCATTCCCTGA
- the phoB gene encoding phosphate regulon transcriptional regulator PhoB, which translates to MPEGVFHPAKPKVLIVEDEAALATMLRYNLEKQGFAVEEAGDGQEALLRISEHEPDIVLLDWMLPTLSGIEVCRQIRRSSATRDLPVIMVTARNDEQDAVRGLNTGADDYITKPFNMEALLARMRALLRRASGGNGKGRREFHDIVMDLASHRVYRGTRPVHLGPTEYRLLDFLMQHPRRVFSREELLDAVWGVDIHVEPRTVDVHIRRLRKALNVGDETDLVRTVRAAGYALDTETI; encoded by the coding sequence ATGCCCGAAGGCGTTTTCCACCCCGCCAAACCGAAAGTGCTGATCGTCGAGGACGAAGCGGCCTTGGCGACGATGCTGCGCTATAATCTCGAAAAACAGGGTTTCGCCGTCGAGGAAGCGGGGGACGGGCAGGAGGCCCTGCTCCGCATCAGCGAGCACGAGCCCGATATCGTGCTGCTCGACTGGATGCTGCCGACGCTTTCCGGGATCGAGGTCTGCCGCCAGATCCGCCGCTCGAGCGCGACCCGTGACCTGCCGGTGATCATGGTGACGGCGCGCAACGACGAGCAAGACGCCGTCCGCGGCCTCAATACCGGCGCCGATGATTACATCACCAAGCCGTTCAACATGGAGGCGTTGCTTGCCCGCATGCGCGCCCTCTTGCGCCGCGCGAGCGGCGGCAACGGCAAGGGACGGCGCGAATTCCACGACATCGTCATGGATCTCGCCTCGCACCGCGTCTATCGCGGCACTCGCCCCGTCCATCTCGGCCCGACCGAATACCGCCTGCTCGATTTCCTCATGCAGCATCCGCGCCGGGTGTTTTCGCGCGAGGAATTGCTCGATGCGGTCTGGGGGGTTGATATCCATGTCGAGCCGCGCACCGTCGATGTCCATATTCGGCGTCTGCGCAAGGCGCTCAATGTCGGCGACGAGACCGACCTCGTCCGCACCGTCCGCGCCGCCGGCTACGCCCTCGATACCGAGACGATCTGA
- the phoU gene encoding phosphate signaling complex protein PhoU produces MSENMGHIVKSYEQELKRLADLMAEMGGLVESQTALAAQAVVGQDGAAAARAIEIDPRVDALEREVEQFVIRLLALRQPVANDLRKIVAALKITSDLERIGDYAANVAKRSLVLAQFPLPYSLTGIAHMARMVQENLKAVIDAVSETDAAKAIAVWRSDQAVDDIYNTIFRELITYMIEDPRNITPCTHLLFIAKNLERIGDHATNIAEKVHYTATGETLPETRPKGEHSPYAGLAQS; encoded by the coding sequence ATGTCTGAAAACATGGGGCATATCGTGAAAAGCTACGAGCAGGAGCTAAAGCGCCTCGCCGATCTGATGGCCGAGATGGGTGGGCTGGTCGAGAGCCAGACAGCGCTCGCGGCGCAAGCGGTGGTCGGCCAGGACGGCGCCGCCGCCGCGCGCGCGATCGAAATCGATCCCCGCGTCGATGCCCTGGAGCGCGAGGTCGAGCAATTCGTCATTCGTCTGCTCGCGTTGCGTCAGCCGGTCGCCAATGATCTGCGCAAGATCGTCGCCGCCCTGAAAATCACCTCCGATCTCGAGCGGATCGGCGACTATGCCGCCAATGTCGCCAAGCGCAGCCTGGTGCTGGCGCAATTCCCGTTGCCCTATAGCCTCACCGGCATCGCCCACATGGCGCGCATGGTGCAGGAGAATTTGAAAGCGGTGATCGACGCGGTGAGCGAGACCGATGCCGCCAAGGCGATCGCGGTCTGGCGCTCTGATCAAGCGGTCGATGACATCTACAACACCATTTTCCGCGAACTCATCACCTACATGATCGAGGATCCGCGCAACATCACGCCCTGCACGCATCTTCTGTTCATCGCCAAGAATCTCGAACGCATCGGCGATCACGCGACCAACATCGCCGAAAAAGTCCACTACACCGCGACCGGCGAAACCCTGCCTGAAACCCGGCCGAAGGGCGAACACTCGCCCTATGCCGGGCTCGCGCAATCCTGA
- the pstB gene encoding phosphate ABC transporter ATP-binding protein PstB: MTTPDLAAAGEAGARIMIENLHFFYGTTEALKNITLALPDRQATGMIGPSGCGKSTLLRVLNRMYDLYPGQRATGRVMMDGENIISPDVDVNTLRRRIGMVFQKPTPFPMSIYDNIAFGARLHERLSRAEMDERVEWSLSRAALWDEVKDRLRAPATALSGGQQQRLCIARSIAIRPEVILLDEPTSALDPISTLKIEELIDELKSDFTIVIVTHNMQQAARCADQVAFFYLGELVEVGPAAQIFTAPRQRRTQEYITGRFG; the protein is encoded by the coding sequence ATGACCACACCCGACCTCGCCGCCGCCGGCGAGGCGGGAGCGCGGATCATGATCGAGAATCTGCATTTCTTCTATGGGACGACGGAGGCCCTGAAAAACATCACCCTTGCCCTTCCTGACCGGCAGGCGACCGGGATGATCGGCCCCTCGGGTTGCGGCAAATCGACGCTGCTCCGCGTGCTCAACCGCATGTACGACCTCTATCCCGGCCAGCGCGCCACCGGGCGGGTGATGATGGATGGCGAAAACATCATCAGCCCCGATGTCGATGTGAATACGCTGCGCCGGCGGATCGGCATGGTGTTTCAGAAGCCGACCCCGTTCCCGATGTCGATCTATGACAATATCGCGTTTGGCGCGCGCCTGCATGAGCGGCTTTCCCGCGCCGAGATGGATGAGCGGGTGGAATGGTCGCTTTCGCGCGCCGCCCTCTGGGACGAGGTCAAGGACCGGCTGCGCGCGCCGGCGACCGCGCTTTCCGGTGGTCAGCAGCAGCGCCTCTGCATCGCCCGCTCGATCGCCATCCGCCCCGAGGTGATCCTGCTCGACGAGCCGACCAGCGCGCTCGACCCCATCAGCACGCTCAAAATCGAGGAACTGATCGACGAGCTGAAATCCGATTTCACCATCGTCATCGTAACCCACAACATGCAGCAGGCGGCGCGCTGTGCCGATCAGGTGGCGTTTTTCTACCTCGGCGAACTGGTCGAGGTCGGGCCCGCGGCGCAGATCTTCACGGCGCCACGCCAGCGCCGCACCCAGGAATACATCACCGGACGGTTCGGCTGA
- the pstA gene encoding phosphate ABC transporter permease PstA, whose protein sequence is MSKNDAMRRAGGARMLRRQAVNGLALALATLATLAGLIALVWILATIIVNGAAALGPHLFTRMTPPPGSEGGLLNALLGSVMMTALAVLLGAPIGILAGTHLAESGGRRWIAEAVRFVNDILLSAPSIVTGLFVYEIIVQPSGHFSSIAGAVAMAMVLLPVVVRTTDETLRLVPVSLREAALALGAPLWRMVLFVLYPAARTGMLTGLLLGIARISGETAPLLFTALNNQYLSFDITRPMANMPVVIFQFALSPYPAWQQLAWAGALLMTVFVLLLSLGSRLLLRPRKA, encoded by the coding sequence ATGAGCAAAAATGACGCGATGCGCCGCGCGGGCGGGGCGCGGATGCTGCGTCGCCAGGCGGTAAACGGGCTCGCGCTCGCGCTTGCCACCCTCGCGACGCTCGCTGGCCTGATCGCGCTGGTCTGGATCCTCGCGACCATTATCGTCAACGGGGCCGCCGCCCTCGGCCCGCATCTCTTCACCCGCATGACCCCGCCGCCCGGGAGCGAAGGCGGGCTGCTCAACGCGCTTCTCGGCAGCGTGATGATGACCGCGCTCGCGGTGCTGCTCGGGGCGCCGATCGGCATTCTCGCCGGCACCCACCTCGCCGAAAGCGGCGGGCGGCGCTGGATCGCGGAGGCAGTGCGCTTCGTCAACGACATCCTGCTGTCCGCACCCTCGATCGTCACCGGCCTTTTCGTCTATGAAATCATCGTCCAGCCGAGCGGCCATTTTTCCAGCATCGCCGGCGCCGTCGCGATGGCGATGGTGTTGTTGCCGGTGGTGGTCCGCACCACCGACGAGACGCTACGGCTGGTGCCGGTTTCGCTGCGTGAGGCAGCGCTCGCGCTCGGCGCGCCGCTCTGGCGGATGGTCTTGTTCGTGCTTTATCCGGCGGCGCGCACCGGGATGCTGACCGGCCTTCTCCTCGGCATCGCGCGGATCAGCGGCGAGACCGCGCCGCTCCTCTTCACCGCGCTCAACAACCAGTATCTGAGCTTCGACATCACCAGGCCGATGGCCAACATGCCGGTGGTGATCTTCCAGTTCGCGCTCAGCCCCTATCCCGCCTGGCAGCAGCTCGCTTGGGCGGGGGCACTGCTGATGACGGTATTCGTGCTTCTGCTCAGCCTGGGCTCGCGCCTCCTGCTGCGGCCACGCAAAGCGTGA
- the pstC gene encoding phosphate ABC transporter permease subunit PstC, translating into MSGIALPRAHAPARRWLPFGDRLFRILLAGAAVMVLALLGGAALAIFWGALPAFRHFGLAFLTGLAWDPVHRDFGALVPIYGTLVTSTIAMLTAVPVSFGIALFLTEVAPVWLRAPIGGAIELLAGIPSIIYGMWGLFVFAPFMADHVEPALTAALGPLPLLGVLFDGPPLGIGMLTGGLILGVMVVPFISSVMRDVFRLVPQALRESALGLGATRWELVWRVVLPYTKSAVMGGIFLGLGRALGETMAVTFVLGNAHDFSASLLMPSTSIAAAIANEFTEADSDIYRSSLIALGFVLFAITFVVLALAKWLLARLTAGERAR; encoded by the coding sequence ATGAGCGGGATCGCATTGCCGCGCGCGCACGCCCCGGCGCGCCGCTGGCTCCCGTTTGGCGATCGGCTGTTTCGCATCCTCCTCGCCGGCGCCGCGGTGATGGTGCTAGCGCTGCTCGGAGGCGCGGCGCTGGCGATTTTCTGGGGGGCGCTGCCGGCCTTCCGGCACTTCGGTCTGGCGTTCCTCACCGGTCTTGCCTGGGATCCGGTGCATCGCGATTTCGGCGCATTGGTGCCGATCTATGGCACCCTGGTCACCTCGACGATCGCCATGCTGACGGCGGTGCCGGTCAGCTTCGGCATCGCACTTTTCCTGACCGAAGTCGCGCCGGTCTGGCTCCGCGCCCCGATTGGCGGCGCGATCGAGCTGCTCGCCGGCATCCCGAGCATCATTTATGGCATGTGGGGGCTTTTCGTCTTCGCGCCCTTCATGGCCGATCACGTCGAGCCGGCGTTGACCGCGGCCCTCGGGCCGCTGCCGCTGCTCGGCGTTTTGTTCGATGGCCCGCCGCTCGGCATCGGCATGCTGACCGGCGGGCTCATTCTCGGCGTCATGGTGGTGCCGTTCATCTCCTCGGTGATGCGCGACGTGTTCCGCCTGGTGCCGCAGGCTCTGCGCGAATCCGCGCTCGGGCTTGGGGCGACGCGCTGGGAGCTGGTCTGGCGGGTGGTGCTGCCCTACACCAAAAGCGCGGTCATGGGCGGGATTTTCCTCGGCCTCGGCCGCGCCCTCGGCGAAACCATGGCGGTCACCTTCGTGCTCGGCAACGCCCATGATTTCAGCGCCTCGCTGCTCATGCCCTCGACCTCGATCGCCGCCGCGATCGCCAACGAATTCACCGAGGCGGATAGCGACATCTACCGCTCTTCGCTGATCGCGCTCGGCTTTGTTCTCTTTGCCATCACCTTCGTGGTGCTCGCCCTGGCGAAATGGCTACTCGCGCGGCTCACCGCCGGGGAGCGAGCGCGATGA
- the pstS gene encoding phosphate ABC transporter substrate-binding protein PstS produces the protein MKSAIAALAFGLALLSGFAPSFAAESITGAGSTFVYPLLAKWSDDYSKQGGAKINYQSIGSGGGIAQIKAGTVTFGASDMPLPPADLHEAGLLQFPAVVGAVVPAVNLPGIAPGALRLTGPALADIYLGRVKTWNDPEIVSLNPGLTLPAMAITVVHRSDGSGTTFNWVDYLAKVSPEWKARIGEGTSVSWPAGVGGKGNEGVAAYIQRIKGSIGYLEYAYILQNKMSYALVQNAAGRYPEPGKASFQAAAASAEWSKTSDFDLVLTNAPGDDAYPIAATSFILIHRTALATPAGKAALDFFRWAFAHGDADAEALAYVPLPASLTAAIEAYWQANQP, from the coding sequence ATGAAATCAGCCATCGCGGCGCTCGCCTTCGGGCTCGCGCTGTTGTCGGGGTTTGCCCCGAGCTTCGCCGCCGAGTCGATCACCGGCGCCGGCTCGACTTTCGTCTATCCTCTGCTCGCCAAATGGTCGGACGATTACAGCAAGCAGGGTGGCGCCAAGATCAATTATCAGTCGATCGGCTCGGGCGGCGGCATCGCGCAGATCAAAGCCGGCACCGTCACCTTCGGCGCGAGCGACATGCCGCTTCCCCCCGCCGATTTGCACGAGGCAGGGCTGCTCCAATTCCCCGCCGTCGTCGGCGCGGTGGTACCGGCGGTCAATCTCCCCGGGATTGCGCCCGGGGCGCTGCGCCTGACCGGGCCAGCGCTCGCCGATATCTATCTCGGGCGGGTGAAGACTTGGAATGATCCCGAGATCGTCTCGCTCAATCCCGGGCTCACGCTGCCGGCGATGGCGATCACTGTCGTCCATCGCTCGGACGGCTCCGGCACCACCTTCAATTGGGTGGATTATCTCGCCAAGGTAAGCCCGGAATGGAAGGCCCGCATCGGCGAGGGCACCTCGGTCTCGTGGCCGGCTGGCGTCGGCGGCAAGGGCAATGAGGGGGTCGCGGCCTATATCCAGCGGATCAAGGGGTCGATCGGCTATCTCGAATACGCCTATATCCTGCAAAACAAGATGAGCTACGCCTTGGTCCAGAACGCCGCCGGGCGCTATCCGGAACCGGGCAAGGCCTCGTTCCAAGCGGCGGCGGCGAGCGCGGAATGGTCCAAAACCTCGGATTTCGACCTGGTGCTGACCAATGCGCCGGGTGACGATGCCTATCCCATCGCGGCGACCAGCTTCATCCTGATCCACCGCACCGCGCTGGCGACGCCGGCCGGCAAAGCGGCGCTCGACTTCTTCCGCTGGGCCTTCGCCCATGGCGACGCCGACGCCGAAGCCCTCGCCTATGTGCCGCTGCCGGCGAGCCTCACCGCCGCCATCGAAGCCTATTGGCAGGCCAATCAGCCGTGA
- the mutL gene encoding DNA mismatch repair endonuclease MutL encodes MASPRIRLLPEALVNRIAAGEVIERPAAVVKELVENALDAGARRIAIAIEEGGIARIAVTDDGAGIAADDLPLAIARHATSKLGDEQLIRITTLGFRGEALPSIGAAGRLSLTSRPGNADHAMTIRVEGGRVFDPVPAAGPPGTEVVVRDLFFATPARRKFLKSARSEAEAAEAVARRLALAAPAVGFRFEVDGRVIFERAPEPLAARVGALFGAAAADNLLPLAAERGEMRLSGFAGAAHLTRANAALQHFIVNRRPVIDPVLRTALRIAYRDVIPAGRHPVAALILDLPADEVDVNVHPAKTELRFRDPAGVRALVIGALRATLATPAGTLSAARPPLPRFGHSRAGDAPSGASGLGTAAAESMAAMQFAEPTLALAAPPAARQIAAADPPAASAVRESAAVQAAIDYPLGAAVAQVLETYILALTGDGALVIVDQHAAHERLTQERLAREWAAGGVRAQPLLLPAVVELSAAEAERVLAEAAALAQLGLEIEAFGPQAILVRSLPAALGAPEPGPLLRDIADELADSGAQTSLAARLDAVLARLACHGSIRAGRRLQAAEMNALLRDMEATPRAATCSHGRPTFLRLCRADIERLFGRR; translated from the coding sequence ATGGCATCACCCCGCATCCGCCTGCTGCCCGAGGCGCTGGTCAATCGCATCGCCGCCGGCGAGGTGATCGAGCGGCCGGCGGCGGTGGTCAAGGAGTTGGTCGAAAACGCGCTCGATGCCGGGGCGCGGCGGATCGCCATCGCGATCGAGGAAGGCGGCATCGCCCGCATCGCGGTCACCGATGACGGCGCCGGCATCGCGGCCGACGATCTGCCGCTCGCGATCGCGCGCCATGCGACCTCGAAGCTCGGCGATGAGCAGCTGATCCGCATCACCACGCTCGGGTTTCGTGGCGAGGCGCTGCCCTCGATCGGCGCCGCCGGCCGGCTTTCTCTCACCTCGCGCCCGGGTAACGCCGATCACGCCATGACCATCCGCGTCGAGGGCGGCCGGGTTTTTGACCCGGTTCCCGCCGCCGGCCCGCCGGGGACCGAGGTCGTGGTGCGCGATCTCTTCTTCGCGACGCCGGCGCGGCGGAAATTCCTCAAATCGGCGCGGAGCGAGGCCGAGGCGGCGGAGGCCGTCGCGCGACGCCTGGCGCTCGCCGCGCCTGCCGTCGGATTTCGCTTCGAAGTCGATGGACGGGTGATTTTCGAGCGCGCCCCCGAGCCACTCGCCGCCCGCGTCGGCGCTTTGTTCGGGGCGGCGGCGGCGGATAATCTGCTGCCACTTGCCGCCGAGCGCGGCGAGATGCGGCTCTCCGGCTTCGCTGGCGCCGCCCATCTCACCCGCGCCAATGCCGCGTTGCAGCATTTCATCGTCAATCGCCGCCCGGTGATCGACCCGGTGCTCCGCACGGCGCTGCGCATCGCCTATCGCGACGTCATTCCCGCCGGGCGCCATCCGGTGGCTGCCCTGATCCTCGACCTGCCCGCCGATGAGGTCGATGTGAACGTCCATCCGGCTAAGACCGAGCTGCGTTTCCGCGACCCCGCCGGGGTGCGCGCGCTGGTGATCGGGGCGTTGCGCGCCACACTCGCAACGCCAGCGGGAACGCTGTCGGCAGCCCGCCCCCCCCTTCCCCGCTTCGGCCATTCCCGCGCCGGCGATGCCCCCTCGGGCGCATCCGGCTTGGGAACCGCCGCCGCCGAGAGCATGGCGGCGATGCAGTTCGCCGAACCCACGCTCGCGCTTGCAGCGCCGCCGGCCGCGCGCCAGATCGCTGCCGCGGATCCGCCAGCAGCGTCCGCCGTGCGCGAGTCCGCAGCGGTCCAAGCCGCGATCGATTACCCGCTCGGCGCCGCGGTCGCGCAAGTGCTCGAGACCTATATCCTGGCGCTCACCGGCGATGGCGCGCTCGTCATCGTCGATCAGCACGCCGCCCATGAGCGGCTGACCCAAGAACGCCTCGCCCGTGAATGGGCGGCCGGCGGCGTGCGCGCGCAGCCGCTGCTGTTGCCGGCGGTGGTCGAACTCTCGGCCGCGGAGGCCGAGCGGGTTCTCGCCGAAGCCGCGGCGCTGGCGCAGCTCGGGCTCGAGATCGAGGCTTTCGGGCCGCAAGCGATCCTGGTCCGCTCGCTCCCGGCAGCACTCGGGGCGCCGGAGCCAGGGCCGCTGCTCCGCGACATCGCCGACGAACTCGCGGACAGCGGCGCCCAGACCTCGCTCGCCGCGCGGCTTGATGCGGTGCTGGCGCGTCTCGCCTGCCATGGCAGCATCCGGGCCGGGCGGCGGCTGCAAGCGGCGGAAATGAACGCCCTTCTGCGCGATATGGAGGCAACGCCACGCGCCGCGACCTGTAGCCATGGCCGCCCGACCTTCCTCCGCCTGTGCCGCGCCGACATCGAGCGCCTGTTTGGCCGCCGTTGA
- the hslU gene encoding ATP-dependent protease ATPase subunit HslU: protein MEVPTYSPREIVSELDRFIVGQNEAKRAVAIALRNRWRRQHLPEALREEVVPKNILMIGPTGCGKTEIARRLAKLAQAPFLKVEATKFTEVGYVGRDVDQIVRDLVDVSLAMLREASRREVEAKAELAAEERLITALVGERASADTRSQFRRRLRDGEFEDKEIEISLSEAPGLPIGQIDLPGMPPGQMINLSEMMKGMLGRQPQARRMKLAEARRALLREEADKLLDNDRLAKDALAHAENNGIVFLDEIDKICARTSEGGFRGGDVSREGVQRDLLPLIEGTTVNTKYGPAKTDHILFIASGAFHLAKPSDLLPELQGRLPIRVELAGLSRADLRRILTEPEHSLLKQSAALMATERVELVFEDGAIEALAELAADINDRIENIGARRLHTVLEKLLEEISFTASDRAGETITITAEYVRERVTPLAARGDLSRFIL from the coding sequence ATGGAGGTACCAACCTATTCGCCGCGCGAGATCGTCTCCGAACTCGACCGTTTCATCGTCGGCCAGAACGAGGCCAAGCGCGCCGTCGCCATTGCGCTCCGCAACCGCTGGCGGCGCCAGCATTTGCCGGAGGCGCTGCGGGAAGAGGTGGTGCCGAAAAACATCCTGATGATCGGCCCGACCGGCTGCGGCAAGACCGAAATCGCCCGCCGTCTCGCCAAACTCGCGCAGGCGCCGTTCCTCAAGGTCGAGGCGACCAAGTTCACCGAGGTCGGCTATGTCGGGCGCGATGTCGACCAAATCGTGCGCGACCTCGTCGATGTCTCGCTCGCGATGCTGCGCGAGGCCTCGCGGCGCGAGGTCGAGGCCAAGGCCGAACTCGCCGCCGAAGAGCGGCTGATTACCGCGCTCGTCGGCGAACGCGCCTCCGCCGACACCAGAAGCCAGTTCCGCCGGCGCCTCCGCGATGGCGAATTCGAGGACAAAGAAATCGAAATCAGCCTTTCTGAGGCGCCCGGGCTGCCGATCGGCCAGATCGACCTCCCCGGCATGCCGCCCGGGCAAATGATCAATCTCTCGGAGATGATGAAGGGCATGCTCGGGCGCCAGCCGCAGGCGCGGCGGATGAAGCTCGCCGAGGCGCGCCGCGCGCTGTTGCGCGAGGAAGCCGACAAGCTGCTCGACAATGACCGTCTCGCCAAGGACGCGCTGGCGCATGCCGAGAATAACGGCATCGTTTTCCTCGACGAGATCGACAAGATCTGCGCCCGCACCAGCGAGGGCGGGTTTCGCGGCGGCGACGTCTCGCGCGAAGGCGTCCAGCGTGATCTGCTGCCGCTGATCGAAGGCACCACCGTCAACACCAAATACGGCCCGGCCAAGACCGACCATATCCTGTTCATCGCCTCCGGTGCCTTCCATCTCGCCAAACCTTCCGATCTGCTGCCGGAATTGCAGGGGCGCTTGCCGATCCGGGTCGAACTCGCCGGGCTCAGCCGCGCCGATCTCCGCCGCATCCTGACCGAGCCCGAGCATTCGCTCCTCAAGCAATCGGCGGCGCTGATGGCGACCGAGCGGGTGGAGCTGGTGTTCGAGGACGGGGCGATCGAGGCGCTCGCCGAGCTTGCCGCCGACATCAATGACCGGATCGAGAATATCGGCGCGCGGAGACTCCATACCGTCCTCGAAAAACTGCTCGAGGAGATCAGCTTCACCGCCTCTGACCGCGCCGGCGAGACCATCACCATCACCGCCGAGTATGTCCGCGAGCGGGTGACGCCGCTCGCCGCGCGCGGCGATCTCAGCCGGTTCATCCTGTAG
- the hslV gene encoding ATP-dependent protease subunit HslV has protein sequence MTQNPSPHDPVGWHGTTILCVRGKGGVAMAGDGQVSLGQTVIKANARKVRRIGPSGGVLAGFAGATADAFTLLERLEAKLERFPGQLERACVELAKDWRTDRYLRRLEAMMAVADAERSFTLTGNGDVLEPSDGVIGIGSGGNYALAAARALIDIPGLSAEDVARRAMAIAAEICVYTNHNVIIETIGEAG, from the coding sequence ATGACCCAGAACCCTTCCCCCCATGATCCCGTCGGCTGGCATGGCACCACCATCCTCTGCGTTCGCGGCAAAGGCGGCGTCGCGATGGCCGGTGACGGCCAGGTGAGCCTCGGCCAGACGGTGATCAAGGCCAATGCCCGCAAGGTGCGGCGCATCGGCCCCTCGGGCGGCGTGCTCGCCGGTTTCGCCGGCGCCACCGCCGATGCCTTCACCCTGCTCGAACGGCTCGAGGCCAAGCTCGAACGCTTTCCCGGCCAGTTGGAGCGTGCCTGCGTCGAACTCGCCAAAGATTGGCGGACCGACCGCTATCTCCGCCGGCTGGAGGCGATGATGGCGGTCGCGGACGCCGAACGGAGCTTTACCCTGACCGGCAATGGCGATGTGCTGGAACCCTCGGACGGCGTCATCGGCATCGGCTCGGGCGGCAATTACGCGCTCGCCGCGGCGCGCGCGCTCATCGACATTCCGGGATTGAGCGCCGAAGACGTCGCCCGCCGCGCCATGGCGATCGCCGCCGAGATCTGCGTCTATACCAATCACAACGTCATCATCGAGACCATCGGGGAGGCCGGCTGA